The segment GCCTAGCCGATGGCCGCGCGCTTGCGCTGGAACTCGACAGCGGCAAGGAGCATATGTTCAGCTCCAAGTTTGCCTGCCCGATCTGCTCGTACTCGCTGCAGGAGCTGGAGCCGCGGCTGTTCTCGTTCAACAACCCGATGGGCGCCTGCCCTAGCTGCGACGGGCTGGGCCAGATCACCTTCTTCGATCCCAAGCGCGTGGTGGCCTTCCCCAACCTGTCGCTGGCCTCGGGCGCGATCAAGGGCTGGGACCGCCGCAACCAGTTCTACTTCCAGATGCTGCAAGGCCTGGCAGCGTACTACGACTTCGACACCGAGACCCCGTTCGAGGAGTTGCCGGAAAACGTGCAGCAGTCGGTGCTGCACGGCTCGGGCGAGCAGGAAATCCCGTTCACCTATATCAACGAACGCGGCCGCACCACCGTGCGCGAGCATGTGTTCGAAGGGATCATCCCCAACCTGGAGCGCCGCTACCGCGAAACCGATTCGGTCGCCGTGCGCGAGGAACTGGCCAAGTACCAGAACAACCAGCCCTGCCCCGCCTGCCAAGGCACCCGCCTGCGCACCGAGGCGCGCCACGTCAAGCTGGGCGAGGGCGAGCAGGCACGCGCGATCTTCGAGATCAACGGCTGGCCGCTGCGCGACGCGCTGACCTACTTCCTGACGCTGGACATGCACGGCGCCAAACGCGAGATCGGCGACAAGATCATCAAGGAGATCTCGGCGCGGCTGAACTTCCTGAACAACGTCGGGCTGGACTACCTGTCACTGGAGCGCAGCGCCGATACGCTGTCGGGCGGCGAGGCCCAGCGCATCCGGCTGGCGTCGCAGATCGGCTCGGGTCTGACCGGCGTGATGTATGTGCTGGACGAGCCCTCGATCGGCCTGCACCAGCGCGACAACGACCGTCTGATCGGCACGCTCAAGCACCTGCGCGACATCGGCAACTCGGTGCTGGTGGTCGAGCACGACGAGGACATGATCCGCGCCTGCGATTACGTGGTCGACATCGGCCCGGGCGCCGGCGTGCACGGCGGCATGATCGTGGCCGAGGGCACGCCGCGGCAGATCGAGGAGTCGCCGGCATCGCTGACCGGCCAGTACCTGTCCGGCCAGCGCCGCATCGAGGTGCCGAAGGAGCGCGCCGCGCCCGACGATGAGCGCCTGCTGCGCATCGTCAACGCCAGCGGCAACAACCTGCGCAACGTCACCGCCGAAGTGCCGGTGGGCCTGCTGACCTGCATCACCGGCGTGTCCGGCTCGGGCAAGTCGACGCTGATCAACGACACGCTCTACCATGCGGTGGCGCGCCACCTGTACGGCTCGACGCCGGAGCCGGCGCCGCACGACCGCATCGAGGGGCTCGAGCATTTCGACAAGGTCATCAACGTCGACCAGAGCCCGATCGGACGCACGCCGCGTTCCAATCCGGCCACCTATACGGGCCTGTTCACGCCCATCCGCGAACTGTTCGCCGGCGTGCCGTCGGCAAAGGAGCGCGGCTACGACCCGGGCCGCTTCTCGTTCAACGTCAAGGGCGGGCGCTGCGAATCGTGCCAGGGCGACGGCGTGCTCAAGGTCGAGATGCACTTCCTGCCCGACGTCTATGTGCCGTGCGATGTCTGCCACGGCAAGCGCTACAACCGCGAGACGCTGGAAGTCCTGTACAAGGGCAAGAACATCTCCGAGGTGCTGGACCTGACCGTCGAGCAGGCGCACGAGTTCTTCAGCGCGGTGCCGGTGGTGCGGCGCAAGCTGCAGACGCTGCTGGACGTGGGCCTGGGCTATATCCGGCTGGGCCAGTCGGCGACCACGCTGTCGGGCGGCGAGGCGCAGCGCGTCAAGCTGTCGCTGGAGCTGTCCAAGCGCGACACCGGGCGCACGCTCTATATCCTGGACGAGCCCACCACCGGGCTGCACTTCCACGATATCGAGCTGCTGCTCAAGGTCATCCACAAGCTGCGCGACCAGGGCAATACCGTGGTCATCATCGAACACAACCTCGATGTCATCAAGACCGCGGACTGGCTGATCGACATGGGGCCGGAAGGCGGCGCCGGTGGCGGCCAGGTGATCGCGCGCGGCACGCCGGAGGATGTGGCCAGGAGCAAGGCGAGCTTTACGGGCAAGTATCTGAAGCCATTGCTGGAGCGGTAAGGCCTTAGGAATTTTCGGATACAGGCCCGGGAAGAATTGTCGCGACTCGCTTACGCAAGCGATTGCACAAGTTGAGGTGTATCAAGATGAGGTGAGCTTGCCGCTGCTGAGGCGGGCCTGCCCCTTCAGTCCAGCCCGGCGTTGGGCAGCACCCGCGCGCGGCGCGGCGCTCCGCCCGGCTGCAGTTCGATCGCGACGCCGCCACCGCTGTCTGCGCCGTGGCCGCTCAGCGCGGTGATCACCACCTGGTGCGTGACCAGCAGGTAAGGCCCGCCGCGCGGATCGAGCCCGTCGATAAAGCGCGAAAGCTGCGCGGTCTGCGCTTCCCGGCGCTGTGCATCCGCGCCAAAAAATGAATTGAGCAATGGCTGGACCCGCACCGGACCCAGGTCGATCAGGCGGGCGGTGTCCTGGCAGCGGCACCAGGCGCTGCTGTAGACCCGCGTCGGCCGGAAGCCCGCCGCCTTCCAGCTGCTACCGAGCCTCGCCGCCTGCTGCCGGCCGTTCGCGTCCAGGTTGCGCTGGGTCGAACAGTCGTCCAGCTTGAAGCCCGGCGGATCGCCGACCCCCGGCGCACTCGCATGCCGCAGCACGACGACGACATTGGGGCGCTTCAGTTCACTGACGGCGATTTCGCCCTGTGATGCCGGAACGACCTGGGCGGCGGCCACGCACGGCGCCATGGCAAGCCATGCGAGGAAGAGGCGAAGAAGCGGCATCGGCGTCTCCGGTGACGGGCCAGTCCATCCGGTATAGCAGGTACGCGTGCCATGCGAGGATCCCTGCCCGCTTGCATTCACCACCCCGCGCCCTACCATGAACCGGATGGCGGCAAGCCGCGCCGCCATTCTGGAGCCAGCCATGGAACTGACGGTCGTACCGGTCACCAAGCCGGAAGCCACCAACTTCATCTTCGGCCATTCGCATTTCATCAAGACCGTGGAAGACCTGCACGAGGCGCTGGTCGGCACGGTGCCGGGCATCCTCTTCGGGCTGGCGTTCTGCGAGGCCTCGGGCAAGCGCCTGGTGCGTTGGTCGGGCACAGATGAAGACCTGATCGACCTGGCCTGCGAGAACGCCCGCGCCATCGGCGCCGGGCATACCTTCGTGATCTTCCTCGGCGACGGGTTCTTTCCGGTCAACGTGCTGGCCGCGGTGCGGGCAGTGCCGGAGGTGTGCCGCATCTTCTGCGCAACGGCCAACCCGACCGAGGTGATCATCGCCCAGACCGATGCCGGACGCGGCGTGGTGGGCGTGATCGATGGTGCCTCGCCGCTGGGGATCGAGACCGATGCCGATGTGGCCGAGCGCAAGGCGCTGTTGCGGAAGTTCGGCTACAAGCTCTAGCGTCGCCGCTCAGTGCTGCGCTGCCTGCACCGCCGGCACCGCCGGCACATCGTCTTCCTTCATCCGGCTGCGGTTGAGCACCCCAGCCTGCTCCAGCACCGGATAAGCCGTCGCACAGAACAGCGAATTCAGCCGTTTGAGCTCGCTGATCACATCCAGGTGCAATGAGCTGGTCTCGATGCTCTCGGCGGTCTGCACCGCCACGCGCTGCAGGTGGGTGCGCGCGTACTTGCGCTCCAGCTCGCGGAAGTTCGCTTTTTCCGCCATCAGCGCCTGGGCGCTCTTGAGGTCGCCGTTGAGAAACACCGACAGGCCCAGCCGCAGATTGGCGACCAGGCGCGCGTGCATCTCGGCGATTTCCTGCATTCCCGCCTCCGAGAACATCAGGTTGTGGGCGATCTTCTTGTCCTTGGTATCGAGCAGGATGCGCTCGATGATGTCGCCCGCGTGTTCCAGGTTGATGGTGAGCGAGATGATCTCGGTCCAGCGCTGGCCGTCGCGCTCGTCCAGCGCTTCCAGGCTGATGCGCGTCAGGTAGAGCTTGATCGCGGTGTAGAGGTCATCCACCTCGTTGTCGATGCGGCAGGTGGCGTCGGCCAGCTTGGCGTCGTTGGTGCGCAGCACGCGCAGCATGTTGTCCAGCATCTGCTCGACGCGGTCGCCGATGCGCAGCACTTCGCGCGCGGCGTTGGCCAGCGCCAGCGTTGGCGTGGACAGCGCGGCCGTATCGAGGTGGCGCGGCGTGACCTGGCTGTCGCCGGTGTTGCGCCCGGGCAGTACCTTCTCGCACAGCCGCGCCAGCGGCGCGGTGGCGCCCAGCAGCAGCACCGCCAGCGCGACGTTGAACAGCAGATGGAAATTGACGATCAGCCGTTGCGGGTCATGGTCCAGCAGCGCCAGCAGCTCCTCGGCCTGGCCCAGCAGCGGCAGCGCCACCAGACAGCCCAGCAGGCGCGACAGCAGGTTGCCCAGCGTCACGCGTTTGCCCGGCTGGTTGTTGCCCGAGGTGGTCAGCAGCGCCGAGATGCCCGAACCCAGGTTGGCCCCCAGCACCAGCGCCAGCGCCACGTGGATCGACACCACGCCGGCCGAGGCCAGCGCGCCGCAGAACAGCACCACGGCCAGGCTGGAATAGCACAGGATGGTCAGGAAGGCGCCGACCAGCATGTCCAGCCCCGCGTCGCCGGTCAGCGAGGCGAACAAGACCTTGACGCCGGCAGCCTGCACCACGGGACGGGTGGCGATGGAGATCAGCTCGAGCGCCAGCGTGATCAGGCCCAGGCCGATCAGCACGCGGCCGACGTGGCCGGCCCTGCTGCCCTTCCAGGTCAGATGGCAGATCACGCCGACAAAGATCAGCAGCGGCGACAGCCAGGACAGGTCCAGCGAGAACACCTGCACCATCAGCGCGGTGCCGACGTTGGCGCCGAGCATGATGGCCAGCGCCGGTGCCACGGCGATCAGGCCCTGGCCGACGAAGGAGCTGACGATGACCGCGGTGGCATTGCTGCTCTGGACCAGCCCGGTGACGCCGAGCCCGGCAAGGAAGGCGGTGAAGCGGTTGGAGACGCTGGTCGACAGGACATGGCGCAGGTTCGCGCCGTAGACGCGCAGGATGCCGACCTTGACGATGTTGGTGCCCCAGACGAGCAGGGCAACGCCTGATAGCAGGTGAAGGAGTACGCCCATGGTGCGCCTTTGTGTGACCAGTGCCGACAAAACCCTGGAGGCTAGGCCCGGTCATCGTGTAGTTGTCAATGAGGCATTATGCGCCCGTCACCCGACAGCGGCAACGGCATGGGCGCGGCGCGCGGACAATGGGCAACACCGGCGCGCGGATGCGCGCCAGCGGCGCCGCTCAGGGCAGCGCGACCTTGATCCCCAGCCCGACGAAGATCGCCCCGGCGGCGCGGTCCAGCCAGCGGCCGGTGGCCGGGCGGCGGCGCAGCCAGGCGCCCAGCCAGCCCGCGCACAGCCCGAACAGCGAGAACACCACCGCCGTCTGCAGCATGAAGACCACGCCCAGCAGCAGGAACTGCAGCCCCGGGTGCGCGGCATCGGCGCGCACGAACTGCGGCAGGAACACCAGGAAGAACAGCGTCACCTTGGGATTCATGATGTTGCCGAGCACGCTCTGGCGGAACACGCGCGCGAGCGGCACCGCATCGACATCACCGCCCTGCGCCAGCCCGCCCTTTGCGCGCAGCGCCTGGATGCCGATCCAGATCAGGTAGGCCGCGCCCGCATACTTGATCAGCTGGAACGCCAGCGGCGACGAGCGCAGCACCGCGGCCAGCCCCACCGCCGCAATCACGGTGTGGAACAGGCACCCGACCGAAAAGCCCAGTGCCGCGACCAGCCCCGCGCGCCGGCCCTGCGCCATGCCGCGCGCCAGCACCTGCAGGTTGTCGGGCCCCGGGGCCACAGTCACGGCAATCGAAGTCAGCAGGAACAGCAACAGGTCAGGCATGGGGTCTCCTTGCGTGGAAATCTTGCGGGCCGGTCAGCGTGGCTCAGTGCCCTTCGAACTTGCACACGGTGAACAGCGGCAGCCCGCCGTCCTGCAGCAGCTTCGAGCCGCCCAGTTCGGGCAGGTCGACGATGGCGGCGCCCTCCACCACCGTCGCGCCCAGGCGCTCCAGCAGCTTGAGTCCGGCCATCATGGTACCGCCGGTGGCGATCAGGTCGTCGACCAGCAGCACGCGGTCGCCGGACTTGCAGGCGTCTGCATGGATCTCGACGGTGGCGCTGCCGTATTCCAGCTCGTACTCCTCGGCCACGGTCTGGAACGGCAGCTTGCCCTTCTTGCGGATCGGCACAAAGCCCAGGTTCAGCTCATACGCGACGATCGCGCCCAGGATAAAGCCGCGCGCGTCGATGCCCGCCACCAGGTCGAGCTGCGCATCCATGTAGCGGTGCACGAAGACATCGATCAGCACGCGCAGCGTCTTGGGGTTCTGCAGCAGCGGGGTGATGTCGCGGAACATCACGCCCGGCATGGGCCAGTCCGGCACCGTACGGATGCGCTCGCGCAGGTAGCCGGTGACGTCGCCGAGCTCGGGGGACTGGATGATGGAGTCTGCCATAGGGGTCTGGAAACGGTAGGCGCGCAGCGTGGCGCGCCAATCAGAAAGAGGGGTCGCAGTGGGTCGCGGCAGGATGGCCGCCGGCGCGGTAACCAGTTACCACCCGCGCCATCGGGGCGGCCAGCACAATGGCCCTGCCGGCCCGCTTGGCTGGCCAGGGGCCGGGCTGCCGCGTCCGGCACCCGCCGGACACCCGTAACCATACAGGAGAGCGCGATGGCAAAGAAGATTCTGATGCTGGTGGGCGACTACGCCGAAGACTACGAAACCATGGTGCCGTTCCAGGCACTGCAGATGGTCGGCCACACCGTGCATGCGGCCTGCCCGGACAAGCAGGCGGGCGACGCCTGCGCCACCGCTATCCATGACTTCGAGGGCGACCAAACCTACACCGAGAAGCGCGGCCACAACTTCACCCTCAATGCGAGCTTTGCCGAGATCGACCCCGCCGGTTACGACGCACTGGTCATCCCCGGCGGCCGCGCGCCGGAATACCTGCGCCTGAACGCGCGCGTGCTGGAGATCGTGCGCCACTTCGCCCAGGCGGACAAGCCGATCGCCGCGGTCTGCCACGGCGCCCAGCTGCTGGCCGCGGCAGGCGTGCTCGAAGGCAAGACCTGCTCCGCCTACCCGGCCTGTGCGCCCGAGGTGAAGCTGGCCGGCGGCACCTATGCCGATATTCCCGTCGACCAGGCCCATACCGACGGCAACCTCGTCACGGCCCCGGCCTGGCCCGCGCATCCGGCCTGGCTGGCGCAGTTCCTTGCCGTGCTGGGCACGCGGATCGTACATTAGAGCTTTCCGCACGCGGCGCCCCCACGCGTGAAGGCACGGCCCGCCCCATCCGCGAGCCGTGCACATGCCCGCAGGCTGCGCCGCCCGCACGGGAGCATCCATGTGTGAAATCTTTATCCGCGCCAATCCGGCGTCGTACCAAAGCCAGTCGCGCTCGCTGCGCCTGCATGGCGTGGCCACCAGCATCCGGCTGGAGAGCCTGTTCTGGGAGGTGCTGGAAGAACTGGCGCGGCGCGACGACATGACCGTCAACCAGCTGATCACGCGCCTGCACGATGAACTGACCGAACATCGCGGCAGCGAGGCGGTGGCCGGCAATTTCTCGTCCTTCCTGCGCGTGTGCTGCCTGCGTTACCTGATGCTGCAGGGCGAAGGCCGCATCCCGGCCGATGCCAGCGTGCCGATCCGCTCGCTGGACGCACGCGCCGTGCTCGACAACCTGCCGGAATCCTGGGTCGAGGCGCGTCCGCACTGACGCGCACGACGCCCTGGCTCAGCCGTTCAGGATGCGAGTTTCCGCAGCCTCCAGCGCCTCGGGCGGGCCGCGCAGCACCACGATATCGCCCGGCTCCAGCACGGTCTCGGGCTCCGGATCGAAGGCGCGGATGCCGCGCCGGCGCACTGCGGTCACCTCCACGCCGATCCGCTCCAGCCCCAGCACGCCAAGACGCCGCCCCACCGCCGTGGATTGCGGCCCGAGCGACACGGAATGCAGCCGTACCGAATCGCGCTCGACCATGTCCTCATCATCGTCGCGGCCGTGGAAATAGCCGCGCAGCAGGCTGTAGCGCGCGTCGCGCGCCTCCTGCACGCCGCGCAGCACATGCCGCATCGGCACGCCCAGCAGCACCAGCGCGTGCGAGGCCAGCATCAGGCTGCCCTCGATGATCTCGGGCACCACCTCGGTGGCGCCGGCCTTCTGCAGCGTATCGAGCTCTGAATCGTCCACCGTGCGCACGATCACCGGCAGCGCCGGCGCCAGTTCCTGCACGTGGTGCAGCACCTTGAGCGCCGATGGGGTGTTGGCATAGGTGACGATCAGGGCGGCGGCGCGGTGGATGCCGGCGGCGATCAGCGCCTCGCGCCGGCCCGCGTCGCCGTAGACCACGGTATCGCCGGCCGCGGCGGCCTCGCGCACGCGATCGGGGTCCAGGTCCAGCGCCACGTAGTTGATGCCCTCGCGCTCCAGCATGTGCGCCAGGTTCTGCCCGCTGCGGCCGAAGCCGCAGATGATCGCGTGCTTCTCGGTCTGCAGGCTCTGCGCGGCAATGCGGGTCATGTTCAGCGACTGCATCAGCCATTCGTTGGCGGCAAAGCGCAGCACGATGGCGTCGCTGTACTGGATCAGGAATGGCGCGGCCAGCATCGACAGCAGCATCGATGCCAGGATCACCTGGATAAGCACCGGGTCGACCAGGTTCAGGCCGTCGATCTGGTTCAGCAGCACGAAACCGAATTCGCCGGCCTGCGCCAGCCCCA is part of the Cupriavidus necator genome and harbors:
- the uvrA gene encoding excinuclease ABC subunit UvrA, whose translation is MEEIKIRGARTHNLKNINLDLPRNRLIVITGLSGSGKSSLAFDTLYAEGQRRYVESLSAYARQFLQLMEKPDVDLIEGLSPAISIEQKATSHNPRSTVGTVTEIHDYLRLLYARAGTPYCPDHNLPLQAQSVSQMVDAALALPEDTKLMILAPVVADRKGEHSDLFDSMQAQGFVRFRIRSGGGTAHEAEAKVYEVDALPKLKKTEKHTIEVVVDRVKVRADIKQRLAESFETALRLADGRALALELDSGKEHMFSSKFACPICSYSLQELEPRLFSFNNPMGACPSCDGLGQITFFDPKRVVAFPNLSLASGAIKGWDRRNQFYFQMLQGLAAYYDFDTETPFEELPENVQQSVLHGSGEQEIPFTYINERGRTTVREHVFEGIIPNLERRYRETDSVAVREELAKYQNNQPCPACQGTRLRTEARHVKLGEGEQARAIFEINGWPLRDALTYFLTLDMHGAKREIGDKIIKEISARLNFLNNVGLDYLSLERSADTLSGGEAQRIRLASQIGSGLTGVMYVLDEPSIGLHQRDNDRLIGTLKHLRDIGNSVLVVEHDEDMIRACDYVVDIGPGAGVHGGMIVAEGTPRQIEESPASLTGQYLSGQRRIEVPKERAAPDDERLLRIVNASGNNLRNVTAEVPVGLLTCITGVSGSGKSTLINDTLYHAVARHLYGSTPEPAPHDRIEGLEHFDKVINVDQSPIGRTPRSNPATYTGLFTPIRELFAGVPSAKERGYDPGRFSFNVKGGRCESCQGDGVLKVEMHFLPDVYVPCDVCHGKRYNRETLEVLYKGKNISEVLDLTVEQAHEFFSAVPVVRRKLQTLLDVGLGYIRLGQSATTLSGGEAQRVKLSLELSKRDTGRTLYILDEPTTGLHFHDIELLLKVIHKLRDQGNTVVIIEHNLDVIKTADWLIDMGPEGGAGGGQVIARGTPEDVARSKASFTGKYLKPLLER
- a CDS encoding histidine phosphatase family protein; the protein is MPLLRLFLAWLAMAPCVAAAQVVPASQGEIAVSELKRPNVVVVLRHASAPGVGDPPGFKLDDCSTQRNLDANGRQQAARLGSSWKAAGFRPTRVYSSAWCRCQDTARLIDLGPVRVQPLLNSFFGADAQRREAQTAQLSRFIDGLDPRGGPYLLVTHQVVITALSGHGADSGGGVAIELQPGGAPRRARVLPNAGLD
- a CDS encoding adenosine-specific kinase, yielding MELTVVPVTKPEATNFIFGHSHFIKTVEDLHEALVGTVPGILFGLAFCEASGKRLVRWSGTDEDLIDLACENARAIGAGHTFVIFLGDGFFPVNVLAAVRAVPEVCRIFCATANPTEVIIAQTDAGRGVVGVIDGASPLGIETDADVAERKALLRKFGYKL
- a CDS encoding Na/Pi cotransporter family protein; the encoded protein is MGVLLHLLSGVALLVWGTNIVKVGILRVYGANLRHVLSTSVSNRFTAFLAGLGVTGLVQSSNATAVIVSSFVGQGLIAVAPALAIMLGANVGTALMVQVFSLDLSWLSPLLIFVGVICHLTWKGSRAGHVGRVLIGLGLITLALELISIATRPVVQAAGVKVLFASLTGDAGLDMLVGAFLTILCYSSLAVVLFCGALASAGVVSIHVALALVLGANLGSGISALLTTSGNNQPGKRVTLGNLLSRLLGCLVALPLLGQAEELLALLDHDPQRLIVNFHLLFNVALAVLLLGATAPLARLCEKVLPGRNTGDSQVTPRHLDTAALSTPTLALANAAREVLRIGDRVEQMLDNMLRVLRTNDAKLADATCRIDNEVDDLYTAIKLYLTRISLEALDERDGQRWTEIISLTINLEHAGDIIERILLDTKDKKIAHNLMFSEAGMQEIAEMHARLVANLRLGLSVFLNGDLKSAQALMAEKANFRELERKYARTHLQRVAVQTAESIETSSLHLDVISELKRLNSLFCATAYPVLEQAGVLNRSRMKEDDVPAVPAVQAAQH
- a CDS encoding LysE family translocator; translated protein: MPDLLLFLLTSIAVTVAPGPDNLQVLARGMAQGRRAGLVAALGFSVGCLFHTVIAAVGLAAVLRSSPLAFQLIKYAGAAYLIWIGIQALRAKGGLAQGGDVDAVPLARVFRQSVLGNIMNPKVTLFFLVFLPQFVRADAAHPGLQFLLLGVVFMLQTAVVFSLFGLCAGWLGAWLRRRPATGRWLDRAAGAIFVGLGIKVALP
- a CDS encoding adenine phosphoribosyltransferase — protein: MADSIIQSPELGDVTGYLRERIRTVPDWPMPGVMFRDITPLLQNPKTLRVLIDVFVHRYMDAQLDLVAGIDARGFILGAIVAYELNLGFVPIRKKGKLPFQTVAEEYELEYGSATVEIHADACKSGDRVLLVDDLIATGGTMMAGLKLLERLGATVVEGAAIVDLPELGGSKLLQDGGLPLFTVCKFEGH
- a CDS encoding DJ-1/PfpI family protein; this encodes MAKKILMLVGDYAEDYETMVPFQALQMVGHTVHAACPDKQAGDACATAIHDFEGDQTYTEKRGHNFTLNASFAEIDPAGYDALVIPGGRAPEYLRLNARVLEIVRHFAQADKPIAAVCHGAQLLAAAGVLEGKTCSAYPACAPEVKLAGGTYADIPVDQAHTDGNLVTAPAWPAHPAWLAQFLAVLGTRIVH
- a CDS encoding ribbon-helix-helix domain-containing protein, with the translated sequence MCEIFIRANPASYQSQSRSLRLHGVATSIRLESLFWEVLEELARRDDMTVNQLITRLHDELTEHRGSEAVAGNFSSFLRVCCLRYLMLQGEGRIPADASVPIRSLDARAVLDNLPESWVEARPH